A DNA window from Vidua chalybeata isolate OUT-0048 chromosome 38 unlocalized genomic scaffold, bVidCha1 merged haplotype SUPER_38_unloc_1, whole genome shotgun sequence contains the following coding sequences:
- the LOC128782784 gene encoding basic proline-rich protein-like encodes MPQAVGGGAVPAGGRGGGAGGRGGRGAAPAQAAQEGQEEEGPQRAAEAGVGLRALLPRHAGRHQGPEPQRHLRGGLQDRGLHVGLAGRGAEAGVQAQDGGGQEGIPESSDGLQGDPELRGAAGPRPLPLGRPSPPPPPPPPSPPLPLPPGRAQAPPPGAGGRGLGGGRGGAAAPPPPALPRRPSPPLRPSPLPRRPARRPSPTRPARAAPPPPPAANGGGGGGRGGGGRGGRAPPPPPPPPRPPPPGPLPQAPPPPPPPLQAMRGPPPLQIKVLPLPPLHALPPPPPGPAPTPGPRPQQQQQQEEEEEEEEEEEEVVGEGPVVVPQVPSPARLELVAVAESPPGAAGPEWPRGRCVRAGCENAPVASGDWDEEFCSSECLVRHCRDVFLAWLAARSAGSSSVVFVK; translated from the exons ATGCCCCAAG cCGTCGGCGGCGGCGCCGTCCCCGCCGGTGGCCGCGGTGGCGGCGCCGGTGGCCGCGGTGGCCGAGGCGCCGCGCCGGCCCAAGCCGCCCAAGAAGGccaagaagaagaaggaccCCAACGAGCCGCAGAAGCCGGTGTCGGCCTACGCGCTCTTCTTCCGCGACACGCAGGCCGCCATCAAGGGCCAGAACCCCAACGCCACCTTCGGGGAGGTCTCCAAGATCGTGGCCTCCATGTGGGACTCGCTGGGCGAGGAGCAGAAGCAG GTGTACAAGCGCAAGACGGAGGCGGCCAAGAAGGAATACCTGAAAGCTCTGACGGCCTACAAGGCGACCCTG AGCTCCGCGGAGCCGCCGGACCCCGACCCCTCCCCCTcggccgcccctcccccccccctcctcctcctcctccctccccccccctgcccctcccccccgGCCGTGCCCAAGCTCCTCCTCCCGGCGCCGGGGGGCGTGGCCTcggcggggggaggggcggggccgctgcccctcccccccccgccctcccccgccgcccctccccccccctccgcccctcccccctcccccgccgccccgcgcgccgcccctcccccacccgccccgcgcgcgcggctccaccccccccccctgcagcaaatggggggggggggggggggaggggcgggggggggaggggcggccgcgcccctcccccaccaccacccccaccCCGCCCACCCCCACCAGGGCCCCTCCCCCAggcgccgccccctccccctccccccctgcAGGCCATGCGCGGGCCCCCCCCCCTGCAGATCAAGGtgctgcccctcccccccctgCAcgccctgccccccccccccccgggccccgcccccacccccgggccccgcccccagcagcagcagcagcaggaggaggaggaagaggaggaggaagaggaagaggaggtggtgggggaggggccCGTGGTGGTGCCGCAG GTGCCGTCGCCGGCGCGCCTGGAGCTGGTGGCCGTGGCCGAGTCGCCGCCGGGCGCGGCCGGGCCCGAGTGGCCGCGGGGCCGCTGCGTCCGCGCCGGCTGCGAGAACGCGCCCGTGGCCAGCGGCGACTGGGACGAGGAGTTCTGCAGCAGCGAGTGCCTGGTGCGGCACTGCCG ggACGTGTTCCTGGCCTGGCTGGCCGCCCGCAGCgccggcagcagcagcgtggTCTTCGTCAAGTGA